Genomic segment of Thermodesulfobacteriota bacterium:
AGTGGAGAGGATTCCGATAGTTATGTGCACAGGAGAGGGCGGGGTACCTCCGAGGCTTTTAAGGTCAAGATATATTAAATACTTCGTCATCCAGATCGCATCAGGATACTTCGGATGGGATGAGATTATCCACAGTATTCCACACATGGTTGATGACCCAGCGGCAATAGAGATTAAGTATGGCCAGGGTGCAAAACCAGGAGACGGTGGATTGCTTATGGCCCAAAAGGTGATAAAGCTCATAGCAAGAATAAGAGGGGTTCCGGAAGGTGTCGATTTAGCATCACCTCCTACGCACCAGACAAAGTACTCAATCGAGGAAGCGGTTGCAAAAATGATTCAGTCCATGTCTATGGCTTTCGGATTTCGGGTTCCAGTCTATCCAAAGATATCAGGAACTAAGACAGCAACCGCTGTTTTGAATAACCTTGTGAGAAACCCTTACGCCTCAGCCATTGCAATAGATGGCGAAGATGGGGCAACAGGTGCCGCGTACAATGTATCACTCGACAAAATGGGCCATCCGATAGCATCGAATGTTAGGGATTGCTACTTAGAACTCGTAAAGCAGGGAAAGCAAAATGAACTGCCGATCATAGCGGGAGGAGGGATCGGAAAGAAAGGCCACCTTGCCGCAAATGTTGCTGCCCTCATCATGCTTGGCGCCTCCTGCGTTCAAGTATCGAAGTACATAATGCAGGCAACCGCAGGCTGTCTCGGTGATGAATATGGAAGGTGCAATATCTGTAACACCGGAAAGTGTCCAAAAGGGATAGCAACCCAAGATCCCAAGTTGTATCGAAGGCTCGATTCTGAAAAAGTCGCTGAAAGGCTAGTAGATGTGATTCGGGTTTGCGAAAAGGAACTGAAAAAGATATTTGCGCCAATGGGGAGGAGTACGGAACTGCCGATAGGGATGTCTGACGGGATAGGAATCGATGACAAAGATATGGCGGAGAGACTGAAAATAAGCTATGTATGCTGAGAGATCTATCCTGGAACCAAAAATAGCAGAAGGAATGGAGTGGATTGATTCGAAAACTGTAAGAATTTATGGGAACGTGAACGGTTTCCGTGTGCCTTCTAGAATTTTGGAAGAACTTGTCCAAGATTCAATAAAAAAAGGAGCAAGAAAAATCTTTCTGGTCGCTGACGGTCAACATGGAATCGGTGGAAGAATATGGCCGAGGGAGGAAAAGATCGTAGTTATAGTTGAAGGACCATGTGGACAGAGGCTAGGATCAATGGGCATGTTCGGGACAGAGATAGTTGTTAAGGGGTCAGCCTCCAACGATGTGGGATGGTTAAACTGTGGGGCGAAAATAACTGTTTTAGGAGACGTTGGCGATGGTGCCTTCAATGCTGCGGCTCAAGGAGTCCTTTACGTTAAGGGAAGTGGTGGTGCTAGATGTGATACGCTAACGAAACATAATCCTAGATTTGATCCTCCACAGTCTTGGTACTTGAGGGATGTGGGGGATAGTTTTGCCGAGTTTAAGGCCGGTGGAATATCTGTTGTCTGTGGATACAATCCGAGAAATCCTGAAAATGTTTTAGGTTATAGACCCTGTGTAGGAATGGTAGGAGGTGTCATATATTTCAGGGGAAATATAAAAGGCTTCAGCGAAGAGGACGTAAAGCTTCTCTCTCTCGAGGAATCGGACTGGCTTTGGCTTACCCATAACATGAAAAGATTTCTCGAGGCTATAGGGGAAGAA
This window contains:
- a CDS encoding glutamate synthase-related protein; translated protein: MEIKGDGSLSIKEFPFIVNWKDERCKRCGRCLAVCPNKAIILSPKLVRTVESYGPTPNPQLKIKVIHVIEQSRDIERYCTGCAMCEIVCPNGAIEPTYNPQNRFYHFANKGGEPLKRGGRRNDPSPSTLDRIKFIRISMLTDPALDALRHEFRVRTFIGRLLQPENLPFTVKNGLIVTDKEAFVPPVREIFPVMIGSMSVGALSPPMWEGLAMGVAYLNEVERIPIVMCTGEGGVPPRLLRSRYIKYFVIQIASGYFGWDEIIHSIPHMVDDPAAIEIKYGQGAKPGDGGLLMAQKVIKLIARIRGVPEGVDLASPPTHQTKYSIEEAVAKMIQSMSMAFGFRVPVYPKISGTKTATAVLNNLVRNPYASAIAIDGEDGATGAAYNVSLDKMGHPIASNVRDCYLELVKQGKQNELPIIAGGGIGKKGHLAANVAALIMLGASCVQVSKYIMQATAGCLGDEYGRCNICNTGKCPKGIATQDPKLYRRLDSEKVAERLVDVIRVCEKELKKIFAPMGRSTELPIGMSDGIGIDDKDMAERLKISYVC